In Nocardia asteroides, a single genomic region encodes these proteins:
- a CDS encoding PP2C family protein-serine/threonine phosphatase, with product MLSGQRESAGAARAEAERVAAGLVHAAGDFQVQAEPDVLLVEDDRADALLVEELVADGAPGLRMTWVRTMAEAGEHLERHRPDCVLLDLHLPDASGMEAVARIRGFTDQVAIVVLTGLDEEQTGLAAVAAGAQDYLVKGRVEPELFGRAVRYAIQRKQTERAAVALRASQMQAQENSRLERGLLPTPLLRGERVADIYTRYRPGRAYALLGGDFYDVVQDADGTVHALIGDVAGHGPDEAAIGVALRLAWRTLVLSGISGSRQLELLEEVLLAERAGNHTFATLTTLVLDPRKRVARVIRAGHPGMLARTDSGTDWVEVAGGPALGLLPGRAVWPSHQYPMSEDTGLVLFTDGLYEGHIGPGNQRLGEDGLYELVSSVPRIDPNVFIDALIAKVEAMADEHGGLADDVAVMYLRWARPETGA from the coding sequence ATGCTGTCCGGGCAGCGGGAGTCGGCGGGCGCCGCACGCGCGGAGGCCGAGCGCGTCGCGGCGGGACTCGTGCACGCGGCCGGTGACTTCCAGGTGCAGGCCGAGCCCGACGTGCTGCTGGTCGAGGACGACCGGGCGGACGCGCTGCTGGTCGAGGAGCTGGTCGCGGACGGCGCCCCCGGCCTCCGGATGACCTGGGTGCGCACCATGGCCGAGGCCGGGGAGCACCTGGAGCGGCACCGCCCCGACTGCGTCCTGCTCGACCTGCACCTGCCCGATGCCAGCGGCATGGAGGCGGTCGCCCGGATCCGCGGCTTCACCGACCAGGTCGCCATCGTGGTGCTCACCGGCCTGGACGAGGAGCAGACCGGGCTCGCCGCGGTCGCCGCGGGCGCGCAGGACTATCTGGTCAAGGGCCGGGTGGAGCCGGAGCTGTTCGGCCGCGCCGTGCGCTACGCCATCCAGCGCAAGCAGACCGAGCGCGCCGCCGTCGCGCTGCGCGCCAGCCAGATGCAGGCGCAGGAGAACTCCCGGCTGGAGCGCGGCCTGCTGCCCACCCCGCTGCTGCGCGGCGAGCGGGTGGCCGACATCTACACCCGGTACCGCCCCGGCCGCGCCTACGCCCTGCTCGGCGGCGACTTCTACGACGTGGTGCAGGACGCCGACGGCACCGTGCACGCGCTGATCGGCGACGTCGCCGGGCACGGCCCGGACGAGGCCGCGATCGGCGTCGCGCTCCGGCTGGCCTGGCGCACCCTGGTCCTGAGCGGCATCAGCGGGTCCCGGCAGCTGGAGCTGCTGGAGGAGGTGCTGCTCGCCGAGCGCGCGGGCAACCACACCTTCGCCACCCTGACCACGCTGGTGCTCGACCCGCGCAAGCGGGTGGCGCGGGTGATCCGCGCCGGGCACCCCGGCATGCTGGCGCGCACCGACTCCGGCACCGACTGGGTGGAGGTGGCAGGCGGCCCCGCGCTCGGGCTGCTGCCCGGCCGCGCGGTCTGGCCGAGCCACCAGTACCCGATGAGCGAGGACACCGGGCTGGTGCTCTTCACCGACGGCCTCTACGAGGGCCACATCGGGCCGGGCAATCAGCGGCTCGGCGAGGACGGGCTCTACGAGCTGGTCTCCTCGGTGCCGCGGATCGACCCGAACGTCTTCATCGACGCGCTGATCGCCAAGGTCGAGGCGATGGCCGACGAGCACGGCGGCCTCGCCGACGACGTCGCTGTCATGTATCTGCGCTGGGCGCGCCCGGAAACGGGCGCATGA
- a CDS encoding sensor histidine kinase — protein MNRAADGASGRFTVQTWFQLVLGSMVLIVLLGGAAGAEVIADTNRSTDRLLDRIQPAAAEAYLLQGALLNQETGVRGFAIAADPQFLQPYTIGRQEEERAAARIRELAGDNPALMADLDTLERLADEWRASYAAPVTEATTPAAAQEVAGQSVERSKALFDQLRAQFTTQNQGFATALAADRADLTRTRNIRNAVLGGVVGIFVLAAVLLTVIVRRLVARPLAELERASLRVAGGEFDHHIEARGPSDLRTVAEAVEDMRRRIVAELQSSRAQEAKLAEQAADLDAQTVELRRSNQELEQFAYVASHDLQEPLRKVASFCQLLEKRYGDQLDERGKQYIDFAVDGAKRMQVLINDLLTFSRVGRLTDAAEPIPLDDALDKALTNLASIVEETGTEVRRPERLPEIVGDRTLLTMLWQNLIGNAVKFAVPGRPPVIEVEASVDGAEHRFRVTDNGIGIAPEFAEKVFVIFQRLHNREEYSGTGIGLAICKKIVEFHGGRIWIDTEFAGGARFCFTLPRTADLESSTGTGAAETNETEETS, from the coding sequence ATGAACCGCGCGGCGGACGGCGCCTCCGGCCGGTTCACCGTCCAGACCTGGTTTCAGCTGGTACTCGGGTCGATGGTGCTGATCGTGCTGCTCGGCGGCGCCGCGGGCGCCGAGGTGATCGCCGACACCAACCGCAGCACCGACCGGCTGCTCGACCGCATCCAGCCCGCCGCGGCCGAGGCCTACCTGCTGCAGGGCGCGCTGCTCAACCAGGAGACCGGGGTGCGCGGCTTCGCCATCGCCGCCGACCCGCAGTTCCTGCAGCCCTACACCATCGGCAGGCAGGAGGAGGAGCGCGCCGCCGCCCGGATTCGCGAGCTGGCCGGCGACAACCCGGCGCTGATGGCCGATCTGGACACGCTGGAGCGGCTGGCCGACGAGTGGCGCGCCTCCTACGCGGCCCCGGTCACCGAGGCCACCACGCCGGCGGCGGCCCAGGAGGTCGCCGGGCAGAGCGTGGAGCGGAGCAAGGCGCTCTTCGACCAGCTGCGCGCCCAGTTCACCACGCAGAACCAGGGTTTCGCGACGGCGCTGGCCGCGGACCGCGCGGATCTGACCCGCACCAGGAATATTCGCAACGCCGTGCTCGGCGGGGTGGTCGGGATCTTCGTGCTGGCCGCCGTGCTGCTCACCGTCATCGTGCGCAGGCTGGTGGCGCGGCCGCTGGCCGAGCTGGAGCGGGCGTCGCTGCGGGTCGCCGGTGGCGAGTTCGATCACCACATCGAGGCGCGGGGGCCGTCGGATCTGCGGACGGTGGCCGAGGCGGTGGAGGATATGCGGCGGCGGATCGTGGCGGAGTTGCAGTCCTCGCGGGCGCAGGAGGCGAAGCTGGCCGAGCAGGCGGCGGATCTGGATGCGCAGACGGTGGAGTTGCGGCGGTCGAATCAGGAGCTGGAGCAGTTCGCGTATGTGGCCTCGCACGATCTGCAGGAGCCGTTGCGGAAGGTGGCGTCGTTCTGTCAGTTGCTGGAGAAGCGGTACGGCGATCAGCTCGACGAGCGGGGTAAGCAGTACATCGATTTCGCGGTGGACGGTGCCAAGCGGATGCAGGTGCTGATCAACGACCTGCTCACCTTCTCCCGGGTCGGCAGGCTCACCGACGCCGCCGAGCCGATCCCGCTGGACGACGCCCTGGACAAGGCGCTGACCAACCTGGCATCGATCGTCGAGGAGACCGGCACCGAGGTGCGGCGGCCGGAGCGGCTGCCCGAGATCGTCGGCGACCGCACGCTGCTGACCATGCTGTGGCAGAACCTGATCGGCAACGCGGTGAAGTTCGCGGTGCCGGGCCGCCCGCCGGTGATCGAGGTCGAGGCGAGCGTCGACGGCGCCGAGCACCGGTTCCGGGTCACCGACAACGGCATCGGGATCGCGCCGGAGTTCGCGGAGAAGGTCTTCGTGATCTTCCAGCGGCTGCACAACCGGGAGGAGTACTCGGGCACCGGGATCGGGCTGGCGATCTGCAAGAAGATCGTCGAGTTCCACGGCGGCCGGATCTGGATCGACACCGAGTTCGCCGGCGGCGCCCGCTTCTGCTTCACTCTTCCACGCACGGCCGACCTCGAATCGTCCACCGGGACCGGGGCCGCCGAGACCAACGAAACCGAGGAGACCTCGTGA
- a CDS encoding oxygenase MpaB family protein: MDVSRLRRTAPEADSLLGRYLGDRRFALALPRAVGLQILHPSVAAAIVAHAPSSLWHHKKRVVSHLVHLAYTPRDPHPAVRYGDELVHGVDSRGRRYHGLTPELFFFQHATYVDTLVTAIETFARPLRDAEKEELYADCCRWYLRYGISARPMPETWAGFTAYLDRVCATELTVTPDSALLTPALLRPDAWWPRTLPGPAVRALLHPRTRELLDVPLRPGDRVASAAHAIAVRTVLAGLTPRARLIPAARR, encoded by the coding sequence ATGGACGTGTCCAGGCTCCGCCGCACCGCCCCCGAGGCCGACTCGCTGCTCGGCCGCTACCTCGGCGACCGCCGCTTCGCGCTGGCGCTGCCGCGCGCGGTCGGGCTGCAGATCCTGCACCCCTCGGTGGCCGCCGCGATCGTGGCGCACGCGCCGAGCTCGCTCTGGCACCACAAGAAACGGGTGGTCTCGCACCTGGTGCACCTGGCCTACACCCCGCGCGACCCGCACCCGGCCGTCCGCTACGGCGACGAGCTGGTGCACGGCGTCGACAGCAGGGGCCGCCGCTACCACGGCCTCACCCCGGAGCTCTTCTTCTTCCAGCACGCCACCTACGTGGACACCCTGGTGACCGCCATCGAGACCTTCGCCCGCCCGCTCCGGGACGCCGAGAAGGAGGAGCTCTACGCCGACTGCTGCCGCTGGTACCTGCGCTACGGCATCTCCGCCCGACCCATGCCCGAAACCTGGGCCGGCTTCACCGCGTACCTGGACCGGGTCTGCGCCACCGAGCTCACGGTCACCCCGGACAGCGCGCTGCTCACCCCCGCGCTGCTGCGCCCGGACGCCTGGTGGCCGCGCACCCTGCCCGGCCCGGCGGTGCGCGCACTGCTGCATCCGCGCACCCGCGAACTGCTCGACGTGCCGCTGCGACCGGGCGATCGGGTGGCGAGCGCGGCGCACGCGATCGCGGTGCGTACCGTGCTCGCCGGGCTCACCCCGCGGGCCAGGCTGATCCCGGCCGCGCGCCGGTAG
- a CDS encoding STAS domain-containing protein yields the protein MSAEDRALDVRTETVGSTVVLTAAGEIDMASAPDLQSAVEEALRAEPPVLVVDLSGVGFFGSAGLSVLLVAAEAAPERSLRVVASEPVRRPIEITGLDRVLQVFATRDDALASEEVRPSE from the coding sequence GTGAGCGCTGAGGACAGGGCACTGGACGTCCGTACCGAGACGGTCGGGTCGACCGTCGTGCTGACGGCGGCCGGTGAGATCGACATGGCGTCGGCGCCCGACCTGCAGTCGGCGGTGGAGGAGGCGTTGCGGGCGGAGCCGCCCGTACTGGTGGTGGATCTATCCGGCGTCGGGTTCTTCGGCTCCGCCGGGCTGAGCGTGCTGCTCGTGGCCGCCGAGGCGGCGCCGGAGCGCTCGCTCCGGGTGGTGGCGTCCGAGCCGGTGCGCAGGCCGATCGAGATCACCGGCCTGGACCGGGTGCTCCAGGTCTTCGCGACCAGGGACGACGCGCTGGCGTCGGAGGAGGTCCGCCCGTCCGAGTGA
- a CDS encoding MDR family MFS transporter: MSTDTPVSTTPAGGVGFRSERGPILAAMMLASGLIALDSTILATAVPAITASVGGFDRFPWLFSVYLLAQAVTVPLYGKLADAVGRKPVLLGGIAVFALGSLLCGLAGGMTWLIVFRAVQGIGAGAIMPMTMTMASDLYTLRERATVQGYMASVWAAASVLGPLLGGLFADYLDWRWIFLVNLPLSALAAVMLVRHFHERRSTARGPIDALGAVLLTLGAGALILGLLEGGTSWGWTSPAGLGVFAGGGLALLLFVLVERRVRDPILPLGLFTRRPVLAAAAVSLLVGAVLMGVTSFVPTFAQGVLGVSALAAGLTVGVLTLGWPVTASQAGRFYLRIGFRRTALLGSLLCAAGAGTTLLISAASPLWQVALSCFLIGAGLGMVSTPTLIAAQSHAAWGGRGVVTSTVMFTRSIGSAVGVAIFGALVNARVGDVDPPRPADLAAGTHLVFIALVVAAVAMIAACALVVEPPPEGAPRAEAES; encoded by the coding sequence GTGTCCACCGACACCCCCGTGTCAACGACTCCGGCGGGCGGGGTCGGGTTCCGCTCCGAACGCGGCCCGATCCTGGCCGCCATGATGCTGGCCTCCGGGCTGATCGCGCTGGACTCCACCATCCTGGCCACCGCGGTGCCCGCGATCACCGCGAGCGTCGGCGGCTTCGACCGCTTCCCCTGGCTGTTCTCGGTCTACCTGCTGGCCCAGGCGGTGACGGTGCCGCTGTACGGCAAGCTCGCCGACGCCGTCGGCCGCAAGCCGGTGCTGCTCGGCGGGATCGCTGTCTTCGCGCTCGGCTCGCTGCTCTGCGGGCTGGCGGGCGGGATGACCTGGCTCATCGTGTTCCGCGCGGTGCAGGGCATCGGCGCGGGCGCCATCATGCCGATGACCATGACCATGGCGAGCGACCTCTACACGCTGCGCGAGCGGGCCACCGTGCAGGGCTACATGGCCAGCGTCTGGGCCGCCGCCTCGGTGCTCGGGCCGCTGCTCGGCGGGCTCTTCGCCGACTACCTGGACTGGCGCTGGATCTTCCTGGTGAACCTGCCGCTCTCCGCGCTCGCCGCGGTGATGCTGGTGCGGCACTTCCACGAGCGGCGGAGCACCGCGCGCGGCCCGATCGACGCGCTCGGCGCGGTGCTGCTCACGCTCGGCGCGGGCGCGCTGATCCTGGGGCTGCTGGAGGGCGGCACCAGCTGGGGCTGGACCTCCCCCGCCGGGCTCGGCGTCTTCGCCGGCGGCGGGCTGGCGCTGCTGCTCTTCGTGCTGGTGGAGCGGCGGGTGCGGGATCCGATCCTGCCGCTCGGGCTCTTCACCCGGCGCCCGGTGCTCGCCGCCGCGGCGGTCTCGCTGCTGGTCGGGGCGGTGCTGATGGGCGTGACCTCGTTCGTCCCGACCTTCGCCCAGGGCGTGCTCGGCGTGAGCGCGCTGGCCGCCGGGCTCACCGTCGGGGTGCTCACCCTCGGCTGGCCGGTCACCGCCTCCCAGGCCGGCCGCTTCTACCTGCGCATCGGCTTCCGCCGGACCGCGCTGCTCGGCAGCCTGCTCTGTGCGGCGGGCGCGGGCACCACGCTGCTGATCTCGGCGGCGTCGCCGCTGTGGCAGGTGGCGCTCTCCTGCTTCCTGATCGGCGCCGGGCTCGGCATGGTCTCCACCCCGACGCTCATCGCGGCGCAGTCGCACGCGGCGTGGGGCGGGCGCGGGGTGGTGACCTCGACCGTCATGTTCACCCGGTCGATCGGCAGCGCCGTCGGCGTGGCGATCTTCGGCGCGCTGGTGAACGCCAGGGTCGGGGACGTCGACCCGCCGCGCCCCGCCGATCTGGCGGCAGGCACGCACCTGGTGTTCATCGCGCTGGTGGTAGCCGCGGTGGCGATGATCGCGGCCTGCGCGCTCGTGGTCGAGCCGCCGCCGGAGGGGGCGCCGCGCGCCGAGGCAGAGAGCTAG
- a CDS encoding response regulator, translating to MTSSGEPIDILLVEDDPGDELMTREAFEDNKIGNNLYVAHDGEEALEFLYRKGPWGEAPRPDLILLDLNLPKYDGRQVLERIKSDPDLASIPVVVLTTSAAEEDILRSYKLHANAYVTKPVDLDQFVAAIKQIDDFFVQVVRLPRQR from the coding sequence GTGACGAGTTCCGGCGAGCCCATCGACATCCTGCTGGTGGAGGACGACCCCGGCGACGAGCTGATGACCCGCGAAGCCTTCGAGGACAACAAGATCGGCAACAACCTCTACGTGGCGCACGACGGCGAGGAGGCGCTGGAGTTCCTCTACCGGAAGGGCCCGTGGGGCGAGGCGCCGCGGCCGGATCTGATCCTGCTCGACCTGAACCTGCCGAAATACGACGGACGCCAGGTGCTGGAGCGGATCAAATCCGATCCCGACCTGGCGTCCATCCCGGTTGTCGTGCTCACCACCTCGGCGGCGGAGGAGGACATCCTGCGCAGCTACAAGCTGCACGCCAACGCCTACGTGACGAAACCGGTCGACCTGGACCAGTTCGTCGCGGCGATCAAGCAGATCGACGACTTCTTCGTGCAGGTGGTGCGGCTGCCGCGGCAGCGGTAG
- a CDS encoding anti-sigma factor, whose product MTEPEVAVPEVAAPEDAVPEDTVVTVRIPAAAERLPTLPTLRALAVATAVAAGLGARESGEVRDALSRVAEALLTRTVPGSAVDGRLTGRAGTVLVRLQAVTRAGPLPRTAVGAATPSLTHSAAAFRGPFDGTAGGHPTVVDLCWACQE is encoded by the coding sequence GTGACGGAGCCGGAGGTCGCGGTGCCGGAGGTCGCGGCGCCGGAGGACGCGGTGCCAGAGGACACCGTGGTGACGGTGCGGATCCCGGCGGCGGCGGAGCGGCTGCCGACGCTGCCGACGCTGCGGGCGCTCGCGGTCGCGACCGCGGTGGCGGCCGGGCTCGGCGCGCGCGAGTCCGGGGAGGTGCGGGACGCGCTGAGCCGGGTCGCCGAGGCATTGCTGACCCGCACGGTGCCGGGCAGCGCGGTGGACGGCAGGCTGACCGGCCGGGCCGGAACCGTGCTGGTCCGGCTGCAGGCGGTGACCAGGGCGGGCCCCCTGCCGCGGACCGCCGTCGGCGCCGCCACCCCGTCGCTGACGCACAGCGCCGCCGCCTTCCGCGGCCCGTTCGACGGCACCGCGGGCGGGCACCCGACCGTGGTCGACCTCTGCTGGGCCTGCCAGGAGTGA